The genomic DNA CCGTCCGGGACGCGGAGGTCTTTGGTGCGGCCTTCTTCGCCGCGGGTGCCGCGCTCGAGCCGTCAGCCGTGGTGTCCTGCGATGAGGCGGGGGACTCGCCCGCGGGGAGGTCGGCGGGTGCCTCGGGGGCTGACTTCTTGGCTGTCGGACTCATGGTTCCCTTTCGTGGCGACGGCCGGCGCGCGGTAACTTGCGGAACGCCAGTATGACCCTGTCAAGCGCGTCCAAGCCCATAGCGCATCGACAGCGCACCGGGACCTTGGCAACACCTCTGTCACGCCCTAGGACGTATTGGTCTCAGGGTAGAGATCAACGCTTCCAGGCCCGTCCTCTATTCCCTGCCGGTGGCTCGCAGCGCGCAAAGCGCGGCGTGGAGCGGCTGAGATGTGACGAGATGTGACGAAGAGGTACTTGACGGGGTCTTCAGGCACTAGTATGCCACGACTGTCCGCGCCTCTGGACCACGCCCGCGCCCCCGCCCCGTCCCCGCCGCCCCGTGGTCGCCCCTCCCGGAATAGGCTGGCCCGCCGCGTCATCCCCCGACCTGCCTCATCCCCCCCTCCGGATGCCCGCGGCCGCGCCGCTGCCTGTCCGCTTTGTGCGCGAAGAGAGCTCCCAAGACCTCCGCCCACGGATCATCCAGGAGCCCACGCACGTTGCGGGTGAACTCGAGGTGCCAATGGGCGGCCTCCGCGTCCCCCTGCGCCCAGAGTGACCACGCGACGAGGCAGTGGAGACGGCGCGCCGCGTAGGGCGGTGCCACCTGGGCCAGGAGGAGGGCGAGGCGCCGCAAGGCGTCGACGTCGTCATCAGCGGATGGCACGTCCGCCCGCAGAGCGTCTTCCAGCCCGCCGATACTCAGCGCCGCGCGGAAGTCCGTGTCCGTCAGGATGAGGTCACCACTGCCCTGCACATCCTCCATGACCGCCGCCTCCCGGGGGCCCAGCCCCTCCTCTGCCGTGAGGGTTCCCGACCGGGACCACCACGCCCCAGCGCTCCACGGATCCTCCGGCGGGTCCACGAGAAGCTCGGCCAGGGCCGTCGCCTCGGGGGGCACGACCCGTCCGAAGGCCGGAACGCCGACGTGCCGCCGCGCTGCGCAGTCCAGGGCAGCCGTACGCCCACCGAGCGCCGCGCGGAGAACGAGCTCCAGTCCGCTCGGCAGCACAATGGCACCGAGGAAGAGCGACACCGCCGAGGCGGGCAGCGAGACCTCGGGCTCGTCGAGGTGCTCGCGCCCCATGACTGTCAGCAGGTGCTCCAGCGCCTCGACGACAAGCACGGACGCCGCCGCCCCCATACTCTCGCCGGGCGCGCACTGGCGCGTCAGGAGCCCCACGCCCAGCAGGCGCGGACACTCAACATCCAACGGTGACGCAGACAGGGGGTACTGCTCCCTCACCGCAGCGTCCACGGGGACGAACAGGGGCCCGAGGGCCTCCCGCCACTGCGCCCGGGCGGCGGGCGTGAGGACGGGGCCGCGCTCCTCCACGTCCTCCACCGCGCGCATGGCCCGCTGGAACTCCGGCCCCTCGGCGGCCTCGTCCCTCTCCTCCGCAGGCTCCTCCGACCGGCCCGCGTCCAGCTCGGCGCCGCTCGAGGCCACCCAGAGGATGCCGCGGCCCACGAGGCCCGCCTCGTCCGCGGCCTCGCACACGCCCAGAAAGACCTGGCGGTACCACTCGGGGGACGGGCCGAACGTGTCCTCAAAGCACAGGAGGACGAGCCCCTTGCCCGCGCACTCCCCCGGCAGCTGGGCCACAAGCTGGCGCCCGAAGGCGTCCATGTCCTCCGACCCGTACGGCAGGTCGACCCGAAGGCATGGCCCGGCCTCCATGCCGTCGACAACGAGGAGGACGAGCGAGTTGCGAGGCCGGTATCCCAGGGCCCGGATGACGCTGCGGACGATGACGTCCGCGCGCTCCTCGCCCAGTGTCTCTGTCTCATGTGAAGTAGCCATGGCCCCAGGGTGCCGCGTTCGCCGAGCCCCCGCGCCGCAGACGGAGAAAACGTGGATAACCCTGTTCGGCCGGGCACCGAAGGTCAGGCGCGGCAGGCGACATGAGACGATGAACACAGACCCATTCCCGCTCTGCAGGTCTTCTCGAGGCCCCGGCGTGCCGGCGCCGAGACCCGGCGGAGCGACCACGAAAGGACTCACACATGGCCGTCGCTCTCGACGAACTTCTCGCCCTCGACCTCCCCACCGCCTCTGCCTCCTCGACTCTCGACGGCGCCGGCGTCATCGTTCTCTTCGCTGCCAGCGCCGATTCAGCGGCGAGCATCGTCGACTCCTCGCTCGCCGAGTCGGACCTCGCCGACCTCACGCGGGCCCTCGGCCAGGTCGGGTTCACGGGCGAGAAGGACGCCGTGGCGCGCCTTCCCCGGGTCAGCGGGGACCTCGACACGCCAGTCGTCGTCGTCGGCCTGGGAAAGCTCGCCGACGGACAGGCGACCACCCAGGTCCTCCGACACGCGGCCGGAACGGCCGTGCGCGCCGTCAAGGACGTCGCCCGCCTGACCTTCGATGTCGCGGGCTTCGACGCGGGCCTCGGCCAGGCGCTCCTCGAAGGCGCTGTCCTCGGCTCGTACCGGTACACCGGCTACAAGTCCTCCGCCTCGCCCCGCAGCCTCACAGAGGTCGTCTGGCACGCCAGCGACGTCCCGGCCGACGAGGCCGAGGCCGCCGCGCACCGCGCCCAGACGGTCGCGCGCGGCGTGGCCGAGACGCGCAGCCTCGTCAACACCTCCGCACTCCAGCTCTTCCCGGAGTCCTTCGCGGACGCGGCCGTCGCGGCCGCCAAGGAGGCCGGCGTCAAGGCGACCGTCCTCGACGACACGGAGCTCGCCGAGAAGGGCTATGGCGGCCTGACGTTCGTCGGCATGGGGTCCTCCCGGGGGCCGCGCCTCGTGCGGCTCGAGTACGCGCCGAAGTCCTCGCAGGGCAAGGTCGCGTTCGTGGGCAAGGGCATCACGTTCGACACCGGCGGAATCTCCATCAAGCCCGCCGCGAACATGCACGAGATGAAGTCCGACATGGCCGGCGCCGCCACCGTCCTCGCGACCGTCCTCACTGCCGCGCGCCTCGAGCTCGACGTGACGGTCATCGGCTACCTCGCGCTCGCCGAGAACATGCCCTCCGCCACGGCCGGGCGCCCGGGCGACATCATCACGATGTTCGGCGGCAAGACCGTCGAGGTCCTCAACACGGACGCCGAGGGCCGCCTCGTCATGGGCGACGCGCTCGCCGCCGCGAGCCTCGACGAGCCGGACGCCATCGTGGACATCGCCACCCTGACCAGCGCCGCTCTCGTGGCGCTCGGCAAGCGGACGGCTGGAGTCATGGGTGACGACGACGTCGCTGACGCGCTCCTGGACGCCGCGGACGCGGTGGACGAGCCCCTGTGGGAGATGCCCATCCCCGAGGAGATGCGCGGCACGCTGGACTCCACGCAGGCGGACCTCGCGAACATCGGCCAGCGCGAAGGCGGCATGCTCATCGCGGCGGCCTTCCTGCGCGAGTTCGTCGGCGAGACTGAGGGCGAGCGGATCCCGTGGGCCCATGTCGACATCGCCGGCCCCTCGTTCAACGCCGGCTCCCCCTACGGCCACGTGACCAAGGAGGGCACGGGCTACGGAGTCCGCACCCTCGTGGCCTACCTTGAAGGACTGTCCGCCTAGGACCCCTAACAAGGACGCGGCCCCGGCGCCCGTGCCGTGGATCACCTCGGCGCGTGGTGACCCGGGGCCGCTCCGAGCGCTAGTCTGACTCTTAGGACTAAGCGCCCTCACAACACATGCCAACGGACCGCTCAACGACGGCGGGCCACCAGAGCAAGGAGTACGACGTGGCCGATTCGGCACCCACGACAGAATTCGACGTCCTGATTCTCGGCGGCGGCAGCGCCGGCTACGCCGCGGCCCTCCGATCGGCGAAGCTCGGCTTCAGCGTCGGGCTCATCGAGGGCGGCAAGCTCGGTGGCACCTGCCTGCACACGGGCTGCATCCCCACCAAGGCGTACCTGCACGCCGCTGAGCTGGCCGAGAACGCCCGCGAGGGCGCGCACTACGGCGTGAACACGACCCTCGAGGGCGTGGACATGGCCAAGGTCCGCTCCTACAAGGACGGGATCGTCGCCGGCAAGTTCAAGGGCCTCAGCGGCCTGCTCAAGATGCGCAAGATCGACATCATCGAGGGCTACGGCAAGCTCGTCGGCCAGGACTCGATCGAGGTTGACGGCACGGTCTACAAGGGCAAGAACATCGTTCTCGCCACGGGCTCGACCTCCAAGACGTTCGGCCTCGAGATCGGCGGCCGCATCCTCACGTCCACCGAGGCCCTCCAGCTCGACTACACGCCGAAGTCCGCGATCATCCTCGGCGGCGGCGTCATCGGCTCCGAGTTCGCGTCCGCCTGGAACTCCTTCGGCGTTGACGTCCAGATCATCGAGGGCCTCCCGAGCCTCGTTCCGAACGAGGACCCGGCCGTCATCAAGGTCGTCGAGCGCACCTTCAAGAAGCGCGGCATCAAGTTCGCCACGGGCAACTTCTTCAAGACCGTGGAGCAGAACGACAAGGGCGTCGTCGTCACGATGGACAACGGCACCACGTACGAGGCGGAGATCTGCCTCGTCGCCGTCGGCCGCGGCCCGGTCACCGAGGGGCTCGGCTACGAGGACGCGGGCATCACGATGGACCGCGGCTTCGTCATCACGAACGAGCGCCTCCACACCGGCGTCGGCAACATCTACGCCATCGGCGACATCGTCCCCGGCCTCCAGCTTGCACACCGCGGCTACCAGCAGGGCATCTTCGTCGCCGAGGAGATCGCGGGCCTCAAGCCGGTCGTCGTCGAGGACGTCAACATCCCCAAGGTGACCTTCTGCGAGCCCGAGATCGCCTCCGTCGGCTACACGCAGCCGAAGGCTGAGGAGAAGTTCGGCAAGGAGAACATCGAGGTCAGCGAGTACAACCTCGCGGGCAACGGCAAGTCCTCCATTCTCGGCACCGGCGGCCTCGTCAAGCTCGTCCGTCAGAAGGACGGCCCCATCGTGGGCGTTCACATGGTCGGCGGCCGCATGTCCGAGCAGATCGGCGAGGCTCAGCTCATCGTCAACTGGGAGGCGTACCCCGAGGACGTCGCCACGCTCATCCACGCACACCCCACGCAGAACGAGTCCATCGGCGAGGCTGCCATGGCGCTCGCTGGCAAGCCCCTCCACGGCTAGCTCCCCGCTGCGGCCTGCCGTGCCCCACAGGCCCGGCAGGCCGCGCTTCCGTTCCGCTGCACGCTTCTCCAGGAGTGAAGAACCATGTCAGAATTTGTCAACCTTCCGGCTCTCGGCGAGTCGGTCACTGAAGGCACCGTGACGCGCTGGCTCAAGTCCGTCGGCGACACCGTCGAGGTCGACGAGCCTATCGTTGAGGTCTCCACCGACAAGGTGGACACTGAGGTCCCCTCGCCCATCGCGGGCACCATCGAGGAGATCCTCGTCGACGAGGACGAGACCGTCGAGGTCGGCGCGCCCCTCGTCAAGATCGGGGACGGCTCCGGCTCGTCCGCGGGCGAGTCCGATGCCCCCGCCGCCGAGGAGTCCTCCGACGACGAGGCCACCAAGGCTGCCGAGGCGAAGTCCGAGGAGCCGACGGCCGAGTCCGCCGACGAGCCCGCTGAGAAGGACGAGTCCTCCACCGAGGCCCAGGCCCCCAAGGGCGGCTCCGGCGAGGGCACCGAGGTCACGCTTCCCGCGCTCGGCGAGTCCGTCACCGAGGGCACCGTCACCCGCTGGCTGAAGTCGGTCGGCGACTCCGTCGAGGTCGACGAGCCGCTGCTCGAGGTCTCCACGGACAAGGTCGACACCGAGGTCCCCTCCCCCGTCGCGGGCACGCTCCTTGAGGTGCGCGCTGACGAGGACGAGACCGTCGAGGTCGGCGCCGTCCTCGCCGTGATTGGCGACGGCTCCGCGGCCGCCTCGTCGTCGGACGCTCCCAAGGAGGAGCCGAAGGACGAGCCCAAGGCTGAGAAGGCCGAGGAGGCCAAGGCCGCAGCCGCCCACCAGGAGGCCCCGAAGGAAGAGAAGAAGGCTGAGGCCCCCAAGGCTGAGCCGAAGGCCGAGGCGCCCGCGCCGAAGCCCGCCGCTTCCTCCGAGGACCAGGGCGAGGCCGGCTACGTCACGCCGATCGTCCGCAAGCTCGCCAAGCAGCAGGGCGTGGACCTCTCCACGGTCAAGGGCACGGGTGTCGGCGGACGCATCCGCAAGGAAGACGTCGAGAAGGCTGCTGAGGCAGCTGCCTCGGCCCCCGCGGCGACGTCCAGCTCCTCGAGCCCGGTCCAGCGCAAGGCCCCCGAGGTCGTCGAGGACACGACGCTCCGCGGAACCACGCAGAAGGCACCTCGCATCCGCCAGGTCATCGCCCGCCGCATGCGCGAGTCCCTCGACATCTCGACCCAGCTGACGCAGGTCCAGGAAATCGACATGACTCGCGTGGCCAAGCTCCGCAACGCCGCCAAGACGAAGTTCCAGCAGGAGAACGGCACCAAGCTGACGTTCCTGCCGTTCATCGCGAAGGCTGTCGCTGAGGCGCTCAAGCAGCACCCGAAGCTCAACGCGGAGTACAACGAGGACTCGCAGGAGATCACGTATCACAACGCTGAGCACCTGGCGATCGCCGTGGACACCGAGAAGGGTCTCCTCGTCCCGGTCATCCAGGACGCGGGCCAGCTCAACCTCGCGGGCATCGCGGGCAAGATCGCGGACGTCGCGGCGCGCACGCGCAGCGGCAAGATCGGCCCGGACGAGCTCTCCGGCGGCACGTTCTCCATCACGAACATCGGCTCGGTCGGCGCGCTCTTCGACACGCCGATCATCAACCAGCCGCAGGTGGCCATCCTCGGCACGGGTGCCATCGTCAAGCGCCCGGTTGTCGTGACCACGGAGGACGGCGAGGACCAGATCGCCATCCGCCACATGATGTACCTCTCGCTGACGTACGATCACCGTCTCGTGGACGGCGCGGACGCCGGCCGCTTCCTCCAGACGCTCAAGGCTCGCCTTGAGGGCGGCGCGTTCGAGTCGGAGCTCGGCCTCTAGCCGAGACCGCAGTGCCCGCGCACTTCCGCGCGGGAGAGGATCCGAGGGGGTCCGGCCACTGGCCGGGCCCCCTCGGCCCGTCTGAGCGCCCGAAGGCCCGGTGGGGCCCGGTGTTCGGTGGACCTCGTTGTCCCGACGGCGCCCGATGGCCCGGTGTTCGGTGTCCTCCCAACATCGTCCGATAGCCTCAGAACCGCAGGGCGCTCTGGCCCCCCCCGAGGGGCAGCGCCGATGTCACCACACAAGCGAAGGAGCACGACATGGCTATCATCCGCACCGCCACGACCACCTGGGAAGGCAACCTCTCCTCCGGCGAGGGACGCGTCAACCTGGACACCTCCGAGCAGGGCACCTTCGACGTCACCTGGAAGGCCCGCGCCGAGGAGGCCGACTACAAGACGAGCCCCGAGGAGCTCATCGCTGCCGCCCACTCGTCATGCTTCTCCATGGCGCTGTCCCACGCGCTCGGCGAGGCCGGATACACGGCTGAGGAAATCCGCACGAGCGCCAGCGTCTCCTTCGTCCCGGGCGAGGGCATCAAGGGCTCCGAGCTCAGCCTCTCCGCTCGCATTCCGGGCATCGAGGACGAGGAGTTCCAGCGCCTTGCCCAGGGTGCCAAGGACGGCTGCCCCGTCTCGCTGGCTCTCGCCGGCATCGAGATCACGCTGAAGGCGGAGCTCATCCAGGCCTAGCAGCACTGCCCCGTCGGGCCCCGGGTTCGCGCAGACGCGCGGCCCGGGGCCCTTCGCGTGGCGCTCACCTTTCCCGCCTCCGCTCCCCTGGCGCGGGGAGCGGCTCAGTCGTGAACGACGACGAGGCCTGCGGCACCCCAGCCCATCCCACCCCTGCAACCCGAGTGGCCGCACCGCGCGCCGCGGCCCGCCGCCACGCCTCAAGGCCGGGGCGCCGCCGGGCGTCATCCGCGAGGGAGTCGTCCACGAGCCGGCTCAGGCGGGCCAGGGATGGAAGGACCGCCGCGAGCGGCGGGCGCGAGGCCTCCGGCCCCGGGACGGCACCCACGGCGAGCCGCCACGCGAGGGCGCCGAGGCCGTAGACGTCGTCAGCTGGGCCGTCACCGGGCGCGGCGGGGAGGAACCCGTCGGCCGCCCACCGCGGCGCCGCGGTGTCCCCGATGCGCCGCGCCGAGCCCAGGTCCCCCACCACGGCCCGCCCGTCTGCGTCGAGGAGAATGTTGCCTGGGTGGAGGTCGCCGTGGACGAAGCCCGCCCGGTGCAGTGCGGTGAGGCCCTCAGCCACGTCGAGGATGATGCGCAGGACCTCCCCGGGCGTCAGCCTGAGCAGTCCGTTTCGTGCCTCCACGGTGCCGCCAGGAGCGAGCCGCAGGGCCAGCCCGCCCGCGGTCATCCCCTCCGGCCGCGCCTCGAGCCCAGAGGAGCCCCTGGTGACCCCGGTCCCCGCGAGCCGGGGCCGCTCCCCCAACCCGGCGGGTCCTCGCCCATCACGCACTCCGGCGGGCCCAAGCGCCTCCCGCGGCGCGCTCGATCTGAACGGCCCAGGCGCGTCCCGCAGCCCGCGGCCCCACGGCCGCGCGGGCAACGCCCCACGAGCCCTGCCCGGCTCCCTGCCGGCCCCTTCCGCTGCCGCGTCCCCCGCCACTGCGACCACCCGCGGGTGCGACATCAGCGCCGCCACGCGACGCTCCAGGTCACCGGCGTTCTCCTTCCATGCCACCCAGCCCCGCACGGGGCACTCCGCGAGCCAGACCTCCCCGCTCGAGCCAGCCCCGAGGAGGCGGCGCCTCACGAGGCCCGGTCGCGCCGTGCGCGGGCTCAAACCCTCAGCCTGGGCCGCCCGCCGAGCCCGTGTCGTGTGCCTCACCTGCCTATCCATACGACTGTTGTACACCGCCCGCCAGGCGCCGTCGCCCACTTATCCACAGGCGAGCCGGGATGGCCGGAGGCCCGGTGGATCACCCTCGACCTGACGGATCACGGTCAGGGGCCTAAGCTGGGGTGTATGGCTGTTTCGTTGCGGAGGATTGGGCTCGATCCCGAGTTTGTCGACTACGTCGAAGCGTGGGACCTGCAGAAGTCCGTTCACGCGGACGTCCTGGCCGGTCACCTGCCGAGCACCGTCCTGCTCCTGGAGCACGCGCCCGTCTACACGGCGGGCCGGCGGACCGAGGACCACGAGCGCCCCGTTGACGGCAGCACGCCCGTGGTCGACGTCGACCGCGGAGGCAAGCTCACGTGGCACGGTCCCGGCCAGCTGACGGTCTACCCGATCCTGCGCCTCCCGGATCCCTCGAAGGTGCGGGAGTACGTGTGGAACATCGAGCAGCTGATCATTGACGTCCTCGAGCGCTACGGCGTTCGCGGCCAGCGCATCGACGGCTGGGAGGGCGTATGGCTTCCGGCCGACGACGCCCGGCCGCCGCGCAAGATCGCCGCCATTGGCATGCGCGTGAAGGAAGGCGTGAGCATGCACGGTTTCGCGCTCAACGTCTCCAACAGTCTTGACCCCTACAGCCGCATCATCCCGTGCGGCATCACCACGGCCGGTGTCACAAGCCTCGAGGCAGAAACCGGCCAGTCCCTGACCCCAGAGCAGGTCGCCGCGACCGTCGAGGAAATGTTCTCGGCCCGCGCAGCGTTGTTTGACGCAGAGACGTCAGCGCCTCAGCCCGACGACTCGCCCGCAGAAGGATCGCCGAAAGGAAACACCCCATGACGCTCGCCCCTGAAGGCCGCAGGCTCCTTCGCATCGAGCAGCGGAACAAGGCCGTGCCGGTCGAGCGCAAGCCCGAGTGGATCAAGGCCAAGGTCAATGTCGGCCCCGAGTACGTCGACATGAAGGGCCTCGTCAAGAAGGAAGGCCTTCACACGGTGTGTGAAGAGGCCGGCTGCCCCAACATCTTCGAGTGCTGGGAGGACCGGGAGGCCACGTTCCTCATCGGCGGCTCCGAGTGCACGCGCCGGTGCGACTTCTGCCAGATCCACACGGGCAAGCCCAGCCCCCTCGACCGCTTCGAGCCCACGAAGGTCGCGCGCAGCGTCCAGCAGATGGGGCTGCGCTACGCGACCGTGACGGGCGTGGCCCGCGACGACCTCGAGGACGAGGGCACGTGGCTCTACGCTGAAACGGTCCGCAAGATCCACGAGCTCAACCCGGGCACGGGCGTGGAGCTTCTCATTCCGGACTTCTCCGGAAAGAAGGAGTACATCGACGAAATCTGCGCGTCCGCCCCCGAGGTGTTCGCCCACAACGTCGAGACCGTTCCCCGCATCTTCAAGCGCATCCGCCCGGCATTCCGGTACGAGCGCTCCCTCGACGTCATCTCCCAGGGCCGCGACCACGGCATGGTGACGAAGTCCAACCTCATCCTCGGCATGGGCGAGACCCGCGAGGAGATCAGCCAGGCCCTCCAGGACCTGCACGACGCCGGCTGCGACCTCATCACGATCACCCAGTATCTGCGCCCCTCCGAGCTGCACCTGCCGGTGGACCGCTGGGTCAAGCCGCAGGAGTTCGTCGAGATCTCGGACGAGGCCGAGGAGATCGGCTTCCTCGGCGTCATGTCGGGCCCGCTCGTGCGCTCCTCCTACCGCGCCGGCCGCCTGTGGGCCACGGCCATGCGCAAGAAGGGCCGCGAGCTCCCGCCGCAGCTCGCACACATCGAGGACTCGGGCTCAACGCTTCAGGAGGCGAGGAGCGTTCTGGCTCGCCACGAAGCCACCGCACAGTAAACTGGGAGCATCATGGCAAAAAACTCCTCCGCCTCGAACCCCGCTGCCGCGGCGTCCCCGTCAGCCAGCGGCTCCTCCGCCACCGGCGGGCGCTCGCGCCGCTTGTTCTCGCGCCGCGGCTCCTCGGCCGCCTCGGGTCCCCGCAAGCCCGGGCAGCTCGCCCAGATGCGGCAGGCCTTTGACCTGACGCGGCGCAACGACCCGAAGCTCGTTCCGTACATGCTTCTGGCGTTCTTCGGCTCGATCATCGTGCTCCTGGCCGTGGGCCTGCTCGTCAAGAACTGGATCACGTTCCTCATCCTCGGCATCGTCATTGGTGCCCTGGCCGCCATGATCATCCTCTCGCTCCGGGCCCAGAACGCGGCCCTGACTCAGCTCGAGGGTCAGCCGGGCGGGGCGCGGGCGGCCATGTCGCTCTTGCGCCGCGGATGGATCATGCCCGAGGAGCCTGTCGCGGTGAACCCCCGCTCGCGTGACCTCATCTTCCGCGCCGTGGGCCGCCCGGGCGTGGTCCTCGTGACGGAGGGCCCCACGGGCCGCGTGCAGCAGATCGTCAACGCGGAGAAGACGCGCATGCGCCGCATCCTCCCGGACGTCCCGATCCACGTCATCCACTCCGGTACGCAGGACGGCCAGGTCAAGCTCCAGGACCTGCCCAAGACCATGCGCGCCCTTCCCGCCAAGATCACCAAGGACGAGGTCGTCGCGGTGGACAAGCGCCTGACGTCCATCGGCCGGGCCGCGCTTCCGATCCCCAAGGGCGTCGACCCCACGAAGGCCCGCGCGAGCCGCAAGGGCCTCCGCGGCCGCTGATCTCAGGCGGCAACGACGCACCGACACAAAAGGCTGCCCTCCCCACGCGGGAGGGCAGCCTTTGTGCTTGTCCGCGCTACCGGCGGAGGACGATGAGCCCGGCCGCCCGGTCATTGAGCCCCCGAAGGTCGGTGTCCATGACTGCGGCGGGGATGAAGAGGCTGAGGAGCAGGGAGCGGACGGCTGCCCGGACAAAGAAGGGCTGGCGGGTCAAGACCGACGACGACGGGGCCGCGGCCACGTGCACACCGACGGCCCGGTGCCCCAGGCTGGTGCCGAACAGGCCCACGAGGAGGACCTGCTCGACGATGAAGACGATGAGCGGGGCTGTCGTGGAATCCTGCCAGAAGACCTGGGCGATGACCGAGCAGGCGATCCAGTCGATGAGCAGGCCCAGCGCCCGCCGCCCCAGCGAGGCCACGGAGCCCGAACCGTTCTGCGGCAGGCCCAGGCGCTTGCCGGGCCAGCTCGACTCGTCCACCGGGGGCCCGTTCAGCCAGCCGCCAACGTCAGATCTCTCAAGGGACACGGACATAACCTCGCTCGGGTCGTCGTTGCTGTGGGTCAACCACTCCACGTTACCCGCGGCGGCTGGGCGCGGCGGCCCGTCGTCGTCGGAATCCCCTGGGAGCCGCGCGTGTTACGTGCCGGAAACATTCCTGACTCAGGGGATTCACGCCCGGGTCCGTAGACTGAAGACAACGGACGGGCCACGGCCCGCCCGACTACCGCGCCGCTACTCAAGGAGACTCTCCATGTTCACGTCACCCGATGAAGTTCTCGAGTACATCAAGAAGGAGGACGTGAAGTTCGTCGACATCCGCTTCACGGACCTCCCTGGCGTCCAGCAGCACTTCAACGTCCCCGCGAAGACGGTGGACAAGGACTTCTTCGTCAATGGGCAGCTCTTTGACGGATCCTCCATCGCCGGGTTCCAGGGCATCGCCGAGTCCGACATGCAGCTCATCCCCGATGTCGAGACCGCGTTCATTGACCCGTTCCGGGTGGAGCTCACGCTCGTCATGAACTTCTCCATCATCAACCCCCGCACGGGCGAGCCGTACCACCGCGACCCGCGCGGTGTCGCCGAGCGGGCCGAGCAGTACCTCGCGTCCACGGGCATCGCCGACACGGCGTTCTTCGCTCCCGAGGCCGAGTTCTTCATCTTCGACAACGTCCAGTACGAGTCCCACCCGAGCGGCTCGTTCTACAAGGTCGACTCCGAAGAGGCATGGTGGAACTCGGGCCGCGAGGAAGAGGGCGGCAACCTCGGCTACAAGACCGCGGTCAAGGGCGGCTACTTCCCCGTGGCGCCCGTCGACAAGCAGGCGGACCTCCGCGACGCGATCTGCATCGCCCTCGACGAGGCCGGCCTTGAGGTCGAGCGCTCTCACCACGAGGTCGGCGCGGCTGGCCAGGCTGAGATCAACTACAAGTTCGACACGCTGACGCACTCCGCGGACGACCTGCTCAAGTTCAAGTACCTCGTCAAGGGCGTCTCCGAGGCGTACGGCAAGTCGGCGACGTTCATGCCGAAGCCGGTCTTCGGCGACAACGGCTCGGGAATGCACTGCCACCAGTCGCTGTGGAGCAACGGCGAGCCGCTGTTCTACGACGAGAAGGGCTACGCCGGCCTGTCTGACGTCGCCCGCTGGTACATCGGCGGCCTGCTCAAGCACGCCTCTGCGGTCCTCGCATTCACGAACCCGACCGTCAACTCGTACCGCCGCCTCGTCAAGGGCTTCGAGGCACCGGTCAACATGGTGTACTCGCAGGGCAACCGCTCCGCCGGCATCCGCATCCCAATCACGGGCAGCAACCCGAAGGCCAAGCGCATCGAGTTCCGCGCGCCTGACGCCTCCGGCAACCCGTACCTCGCCTTCGCGGCCCAGCTCATGGCTGGCCTCGACGGCATCAAGAACCGGATCGAGCCGGCCGAGCCGATCGACAAGGACCTCTACGAGCTCCCGCCGGAAGAGGCCAAGGGCATCCAGGTCGCGCCCGCGTCCCTCGAGGAGGCACTGCGCGCGCTCGAGGAGGACAACGAGTTCCTCCAGGAGGGCGGCGTCTTCACGCAGGACCTCATCGACACGTGGATCGCCTACAAGCGCGAGCACGAGATCGCCCCGCTCAACCTGCGGCCGAACCCGTACGAGTTCGAGCTCTACTACGGCTGCTAACTCCCGCTGAGGCGGCCTGACCGCTCGCAACAACGCCCGCTCTCCCCTCCCGGGGAGGGCGGGCGCCGTGCGTTGC from Falsarthrobacter nasiphocae includes the following:
- a CDS encoding leucyl aminopeptidase, coding for MAVALDELLALDLPTASASSTLDGAGVIVLFAASADSAASIVDSSLAESDLADLTRALGQVGFTGEKDAVARLPRVSGDLDTPVVVVGLGKLADGQATTQVLRHAAGTAVRAVKDVARLTFDVAGFDAGLGQALLEGAVLGSYRYTGYKSSASPRSLTEVVWHASDVPADEAEAAAHRAQTVARGVAETRSLVNTSALQLFPESFADAAVAAAKEAGVKATVLDDTELAEKGYGGLTFVGMGSSRGPRLVRLEYAPKSSQGKVAFVGKGITFDTGGISIKPAANMHEMKSDMAGAATVLATVLTAARLELDVTVIGYLALAENMPSATAGRPGDIITMFGGKTVEVLNTDAEGRLVMGDALAAASLDEPDAIVDIATLTSAALVALGKRTAGVMGDDDVADALLDAADAVDEPLWEMPIPEEMRGTLDSTQADLANIGQREGGMLIAAAFLREFVGETEGERIPWAHVDIAGPSFNAGSPYGHVTKEGTGYGVRTLVAYLEGLSA
- a CDS encoding DUF4192 family protein; this encodes MATSHETETLGEERADVIVRSVIRALGYRPRNSLVLLVVDGMEAGPCLRVDLPYGSEDMDAFGRQLVAQLPGECAGKGLVLLCFEDTFGPSPEWYRQVFLGVCEAADEAGLVGRGILWVASSGAELDAGRSEEPAEERDEAAEGPEFQRAMRAVEDVEERGPVLTPAARAQWREALGPLFVPVDAAVREQYPLSASPLDVECPRLLGVGLLTRQCAPGESMGAAASVLVVEALEHLLTVMGREHLDEPEVSLPASAVSLFLGAIVLPSGLELVLRAALGGRTAALDCAARRHVGVPAFGRVVPPEATALAELLVDPPEDPWSAGAWWSRSGTLTAEEGLGPREAAVMEDVQGSGDLILTDTDFRAALSIGGLEDALRADVPSADDDVDALRRLALLLAQVAPPYAARRLHCLVAWSLWAQGDAEAAHWHLEFTRNVRGLLDDPWAEVLGALFAHKADRQRRGRGHPEGGMRQVGG
- the lpdA gene encoding dihydrolipoyl dehydrogenase — protein: MADSAPTTEFDVLILGGGSAGYAAALRSAKLGFSVGLIEGGKLGGTCLHTGCIPTKAYLHAAELAENAREGAHYGVNTTLEGVDMAKVRSYKDGIVAGKFKGLSGLLKMRKIDIIEGYGKLVGQDSIEVDGTVYKGKNIVLATGSTSKTFGLEIGGRILTSTEALQLDYTPKSAIILGGGVIGSEFASAWNSFGVDVQIIEGLPSLVPNEDPAVIKVVERTFKKRGIKFATGNFFKTVEQNDKGVVVTMDNGTTYEAEICLVAVGRGPVTEGLGYEDAGITMDRGFVITNERLHTGVGNIYAIGDIVPGLQLAHRGYQQGIFVAEEIAGLKPVVVEDVNIPKVTFCEPEIASVGYTQPKAEEKFGKENIEVSEYNLAGNGKSSILGTGGLVKLVRQKDGPIVGVHMVGGRMSEQIGEAQLIVNWEAYPEDVATLIHAHPTQNESIGEAAMALAGKPLHG
- the sucB gene encoding 2-oxoglutarate dehydrogenase, E2 component, dihydrolipoamide succinyltransferase encodes the protein MSEFVNLPALGESVTEGTVTRWLKSVGDTVEVDEPIVEVSTDKVDTEVPSPIAGTIEEILVDEDETVEVGAPLVKIGDGSGSSAGESDAPAAEESSDDEATKAAEAKSEEPTAESADEPAEKDESSTEAQAPKGGSGEGTEVTLPALGESVTEGTVTRWLKSVGDSVEVDEPLLEVSTDKVDTEVPSPVAGTLLEVRADEDETVEVGAVLAVIGDGSAAASSSDAPKEEPKDEPKAEKAEEAKAAAAHQEAPKEEKKAEAPKAEPKAEAPAPKPAASSEDQGEAGYVTPIVRKLAKQQGVDLSTVKGTGVGGRIRKEDVEKAAEAAASAPAATSSSSSPVQRKAPEVVEDTTLRGTTQKAPRIRQVIARRMRESLDISTQLTQVQEIDMTRVAKLRNAAKTKFQQENGTKLTFLPFIAKAVAEALKQHPKLNAEYNEDSQEITYHNAEHLAIAVDTEKGLLVPVIQDAGQLNLAGIAGKIADVAARTRSGKIGPDELSGGTFSITNIGSVGALFDTPIINQPQVAILGTGAIVKRPVVVTTEDGEDQIAIRHMMYLSLTYDHRLVDGADAGRFLQTLKARLEGGAFESELGL